Proteins from a genomic interval of Chanodichthys erythropterus isolate Z2021 chromosome 6, ASM2448905v1, whole genome shotgun sequence:
- the afmid gene encoding kynurenine formamidase isoform X1, translating into MTDWKEMSKDELELQYSPSRWSHRMSAGDVIRAHVAALKSGTEKARAVTHTLIDVPYGEGDGEKLDVYIPSSSSPDLPLVIYFHGGYWQFLSKDESGFLAVPLVQKGVVVVAVGYSIAPKGNMDLMVSQVRRSVVSVIQQYSHISGLYLCGHSAGAHLAAMVLSTDWSQYDISPKIKGAFLVSGIYDLQPILSTYVNEPLKMNEEVALRNSPSHFLSQLKVSSSSCDIIVAVAQNDSPEFRKQSEEYFKALESAGLKVSFEDVPNTDHFSIIEQLVDENYHLTKLLLKMMGKS; encoded by the exons ATGACCGACTGGAAGGAAATGAGCAAAGAT GAGCTGGAGCTTCAGTACTCACCGAGTCGCTGGTCACACAGGATGTCCGCAGGTGACGTGATCAGAGCCCATGTGGCAGCTTTAAAAtcag gCACAGAGAAAGCTCGAGCTGTCACTCACACTCTGATTGACGTGCCGTACGGTGAAGGTGACGGAGAGAAACTGGACGTTTACATTCCCAGCAGCTCTAGTCCAG ATCTGCCGCTGGTGATTTACTTTCATGGAGGTTACTGGCAGTTTCTCAG TAAGGACGAGTCCGGGTTCCTGGCCGTCCCGCTGGTCCAGAAGGGCGTGGTGGTGGTCGCCGTGGGTTACAGTATCGCTCCTAAAG ggAACATGGATCTGATGGTGTCACAGGTGCGCAGGAGCGTGGTGTCAGTGATCCAGCAGTACTCGCACATCAG TGGGCTTTACCTGTGTGGTCATTCGGCCGGAGCGCACCTGGCCGCTATGGTTCTGTCCACCGATTGGTCCCAGTACGACATATCACCGAAAATCAAAG GTGCTTTTCTCGTCAGCGGCATTTATGACCTGCAGCCCATCCTGTCCACATATGTGAACGAGCCGCTGAAGATGAACGA GGAAGTGGCGTTAAGGAACAGCCCAAGTCACTTCCTGTCGCAGCTCAAAGTCTCGTCTTCTTCCTGTGACATCATCGTCGCAGTGGCGCAGAACGACTCGCCCGAGTTCCGAAAGCAGTCGGAGGAATACTTCAAA GCTTTGGAATCCGCCGGTCTTAAAGTCTCTTTTGAAGATGTTCCCAACACTGATCATTTCAGCATCATAGAGCAACTCGTCGATGAGAATTACCACCTCACAAAG CTCCTGCTCAAGATGATGGGGAAAAGTTGA
- the afmid gene encoding kynurenine formamidase isoform X2 gives MTDWKEMSKDELELQYSPSRWSHRMSAGDVIRAHVAALKSDLPLVIYFHGGYWQFLSKDESGFLAVPLVQKGVVVVAVGYSIAPKGNMDLMVSQVRRSVVSVIQQYSHISGLYLCGHSAGAHLAAMVLSTDWSQYDISPKIKGAFLVSGIYDLQPILSTYVNEPLKMNEEVALRNSPSHFLSQLKVSSSSCDIIVAVAQNDSPEFRKQSEEYFKALESAGLKVSFEDVPNTDHFSIIEQLVDENYHLTKLLLKMMGKS, from the exons ATGACCGACTGGAAGGAAATGAGCAAAGAT GAGCTGGAGCTTCAGTACTCACCGAGTCGCTGGTCACACAGGATGTCCGCAGGTGACGTGATCAGAGCCCATGTGGCAGCTTTAAAAtcag ATCTGCCGCTGGTGATTTACTTTCATGGAGGTTACTGGCAGTTTCTCAG TAAGGACGAGTCCGGGTTCCTGGCCGTCCCGCTGGTCCAGAAGGGCGTGGTGGTGGTCGCCGTGGGTTACAGTATCGCTCCTAAAG ggAACATGGATCTGATGGTGTCACAGGTGCGCAGGAGCGTGGTGTCAGTGATCCAGCAGTACTCGCACATCAG TGGGCTTTACCTGTGTGGTCATTCGGCCGGAGCGCACCTGGCCGCTATGGTTCTGTCCACCGATTGGTCCCAGTACGACATATCACCGAAAATCAAAG GTGCTTTTCTCGTCAGCGGCATTTATGACCTGCAGCCCATCCTGTCCACATATGTGAACGAGCCGCTGAAGATGAACGA GGAAGTGGCGTTAAGGAACAGCCCAAGTCACTTCCTGTCGCAGCTCAAAGTCTCGTCTTCTTCCTGTGACATCATCGTCGCAGTGGCGCAGAACGACTCGCCCGAGTTCCGAAAGCAGTCGGAGGAATACTTCAAA GCTTTGGAATCCGCCGGTCTTAAAGTCTCTTTTGAAGATGTTCCCAACACTGATCATTTCAGCATCATAGAGCAACTCGTCGATGAGAATTACCACCTCACAAAG CTCCTGCTCAAGATGATGGGGAAAAGTTGA
- the tk1 gene encoding thymidine kinase, cytosolic produces the protein MDCLNVAKILPNSPRKTRGQIQVIFGPMFSGKSTELMRRVRRFQVAQYSCLVIKYAKDTRYSQTGMATHDMSTMDAVPANRLCDVKSLALQACVIGIDEGQFFPDTVEFCEEMANMGKTVIVAALDGTFQRKPFGNILNLVPLAESVVKLNAVCMQCFKEAAYTKRLGAEKEVEVIGGADMYHAACRTCYGGLTECKENRDPLREETPPHVMSGKPLDQSVPRKLFGSLHL, from the exons ATGGATTGTTTAAATGTAGCCAAGATTTTACCCAATTCCCCACGGAAGACCAGAGGACAGATCCAG GTTATTTTCGGACCGATGTTCTCAGGGAAAAG CACTGAGCTGATGCGGCGTGTGCGGCGCTTCCAGGTGGCTCAGTATTCCTGCTTGGTCATTAAATATGCCAAAGACACTCGATATTCACAGACGGGAATGGCCACACATGACAT GAGCACGATGGATGCCGTTCCCGCCAACCGTCTGTGTGACGTGAAGTCTCTGGCCCTCCAGGCGTGTGTCATCGGCATCGACGAGGGACAGTTT TTTCCGGACACAGTTGAGTTCTGTGAAGAAATGGCCAACATGGGAAAAACTGTCATAGTAGCAGCGCTTGATGGAACCTTCCAGAGAAAG CCCTTTGGTAACATCCTGAATCTGGTGCCTCTAGCGGAGAGCGTGGTCAAGCTGAACGCCGTCTGCATGCAGTGCTTCAAAGAAGCCGCTTATACCAAAAGACTGGGAGCTGAAAAAGAG GTGGAGGTGATCGGCGGCGCTGATATGTATCACGCTGCGTGTCGGACATGTTACGGCGGTCTAACGGAGTGTAAGGAGAACCGTGACCCGCTGAGAGAGGAGACTCCTCCACACGTAATGTCAGGAAAACCTCTGGATCAAAGTGTTCCACGCAAACTCTTTGGTTCCCTTCACCTCTGA
- the syngr2b gene encoding synaptogyrin-2b — MESSSAAYGASLAGAGFDLIKFIKQPQTIIRLLSWVFAIVVFASITAEGYVNDYGEAQVKCVFNGNDGACHYGVGIGVIAFLACVVFLLADAYLPLMSNAQERKYVVMADLGFSGSWTFLWFVCFCLMADQWSKTHKTSGIPTDAVHAVIAFSFFSITSWGALTYFALVRFRQGVADVTHNYADPPIDHTSPYAPPTYPSFQNAGPDVYQQPPFIPNPDPSGQSSYKPPVY; from the exons ATGGAGTCGAGCAGTGCGGCTTACGGAGCCTCTCTCGCCGGAGCGGGATTCGATCTCATCAAATTCATCAAACAGCCTCAAACTATCATACGACTCCTCAGCTGG GTCTTTGCCATTGTGGTGTTCGCTTCCATAACCGCTGAAGGTTACGTGAACGACTACGGTGAAGCCCAAGTGAAGTGCGTCTTCAACGGGAACGACGGCGCCTGTCATTACGGGGTGGGAATCGGCGTCATCGCCTTCCTGGCTTGCGTAGTCTTCCTATTGGCTGATGCTTACCTGCCTTTGATGAGCAATGCTCAGGAGCGGAAGTACGTCGTGATGGCGGATCTGggcttctcag GCTCCTGGACCTTCCTgtggtttgtgtgtttctgtctcATGGCCGATCAATGGTCAAAGACCCACAAAACCAGTGGCATCCCCACAGACGCTGTCCACGCCGTCATCGCCTTCTCCTTCTTCTCCATCACATCCTGG GGAGCGTTGACTTACTTCGCTCTGGtgaggtttcgtcagggcgtcGCAGACGTGACCCACAACTACGCCGATCCGCCCATCGACCACACGTCACCCTACGCTCCGCCCACATACCCGTCCTTCCAGAACGCCGGGCCGGACGTCTACCAGCAGCCGCCCTTCATACCGAACCCCGACCCGTCCGGCCAGAGCAGCTACAAGCCGCCCGTCTACTGA
- the si:dkey-93h22.7 gene encoding Fc receptor-like protein 5, translating into MESMHVSLILIGISVLYPRTGALHKLDQPVLFGPSVAIERSVVDFHCEIPGIEETLPVQYELYVETNQNKSIGMYSSLSGNKATFPLVIKTQHDGRLICKASGHNNTDIESSFSEGLDLKVIVPVEGVRIISHPSSNDVWEGQTLTLQCKKTKGTYVSYNWLLDERPVEMAYDRTDDTLIIHRLSARNTGHYMCVASNRFNDTMIFNSSSVVLSVQVKEYVSKPEISVEVEKLKDGRFKAVILCRSEKGTPLITFSLLNNTDIIATETSDRTSALFSVPLELNRYMGHVRCNASNEGNWVLSEPADLTVESVGGAVTVTPISHTERDFQVVGLDLRCKVERGTSPFYSWFLNNSRLEGRGGFYAVTWSDNSVLMLSVGQDSAGFYHCEASDRFDNSTSIRSPRMHINKEVLNRVSPVVVVVVFTCFAVLNVALMACCIYGVVLRRRYSGKYSLINQRRKMEIAVKQEDEEEEEDDDYLMLEGYEEDVVLADRMSDSAAEDEDESVDETLLYEGAVSK; encoded by the exons ATGGAATCGATGCATGTGTCTCTGATTCTCATAG GTATTTCTGTCTTGTATCCGAGGACAG GTGCTCTGCACAAGCTTGATCAACCGGTTCTGTTCGGTCCGTCCGTTGCAATAGAACGTTCAGTTGTAGATTTCCACTGCGAGATTCCTGGGATAGAAGAAACATTGCCTGTCCAATACGAGCTCTATGTAGAGACAAACCAAAATAAGTCGATTGGGATGTACAGCTCGCTGTCTGGAAATAAAGCCACTTTTCCTCTGGTTATCAAAACACAACATGACGGTCGACTCATCTGCAAGGCCAGCGGACACAATAACACGGATATCGAGAGCTCGTTCAGTGAAGGCCTGGACCTCAAAGTCATCG TTCCAGTGGAGGGAGTGAGAATCATTTCACATCCTTCCAGTAATGACGTGTGGGAAGGACAAACTTTGACCCTCCAGTGCAAAAAGACCAAAGGAACGTACGTCTCCTATAATTGGCTCTTGGATGAAAGGCCGGTTGAAATGGCATACGACAGGACTGATGACACACTGATCATACACAGGCTCTCTGCGCGAAACACAGGCCATTATATGTGTGTGGCATCAAACCGATTCAATGACACGATGATCTTTAACTCCAGCAGTGTTGTCCTGTCTGTGCAGGTCAAAG AATACGTGTCGAAGCCTGAAATCTCAGTTGAAGTAGAGAAGCTTAAGGATGGTAGATTTAAAGCCGTCATCTTGTGCCGGTCTGAGAAGGGAACTCCGCTCATCACCTTCAGCCTGTTGAACAACACTGACATCATCGCAACAGAAACGAGCGACAGAACCAGCGCGCTCTTCAGTGTGCCGCTCGAGCTGAACCGCTACATGGGCCACGTGAGATGCAACGCCAGCAACGAGGGCAACTGGGTTCTGAGTGAACCTGCGGACCTGACCGTGG AGTCTGTAGGAGGCGCTGTAACGGTGACGCCCATCTCTCACACGGAACGGGACTTCCAGGTGGTCGGTCTGGATCTGCGCTGTAAGGTGGAGCGAGGAACGTCTCCATTTTACAGCTGGTTTCTCAACAACAGCAGGCTGGAAGGTCGAGGAGGTTTCTATGCGGTGACCTGGTCCGACAACTCAGTTCTGATGCTGTCTGTGGGCCAGGACAGCGCTGGATTCTACCACTGCGAAGCTTCGGACAGATTTGACAACAGCACCAGCATCCGCAGCCCGAGGATGCATATCAATAAAGAGG TTCTGAACAGAGTCTCTCCTGTGGTTGTGGTGGTTGTTTTCACCTGTTTCGCTGTGCTGAATGTTGCTCTGATGGCGTGTTGTATTTATGGAGTCGTTCTGC GAAGAAGATATTCAGGAAAATATTC ACTCATCAATCAACGCAGAAAAATGGAAATAGCTGTAAAACAGGAAGacgaagaggaggaggaggatgatgatTATCTA ATGTTGGAGGGTTACGAGGAAGACGTCGTCCTCGCTGACAGAATGAGTGATTCTGCTGCTGag GATGAAGACGAATCTGTAGATGAAACTCTCCTGTATGAAGGCGCCGTCTCCAAATAA